In a genomic window of Sus scrofa isolate TJ Tabasco breed Duroc chromosome 4, Sscrofa11.1, whole genome shotgun sequence:
- the ARHGEF2 gene encoding rho guanine nucleotide exchange factor 2 isoform X9, with product MSRIESLTRARIDRSKELASKTREKEKMKEAKDARYTNGHLFTTISVSGMTMCYACNKSITAKEALICPTCNVTIHNRCKDTLANCTKVKQKQQKAALLKNNTALQSVSLRSKTTTRERPSSAIYPSDSFRQSLLGSRRGRSSLSLAKSVSTTNIAGHFNDESPLGLRRILSQSTDSLNMRNRTLSVESLIDEEVIYNELMSDFEMGEKDFAADSWSLAVDSSFLQQHKKEVMKQQDVIYELIQTELHHVRTLKIMTRLFRTGMLEELQLEPGVVQGLFPCVDELSDIHTRFLSQLLERRRQALCPGSPRNFVIHRLGDLLITQFSGPSADQMRKTYSEFCSRHTKALKLYKELYARDKRFQQFIRKVTRSAVLKRHGVQECILLVTQRITKYPVLISRILQHTHGIEEERQDLTTALGLVKELLSNVDQDVHELEKGARLQEIYNRMDPRAQTPVPGKGPFGREELLRRKLIHDGCLLWKTAAGRFKDVLMLLMTDVLVFLQEKDQKYIFPALDKPSVVSLQNLIVRDIANQEKGMFLISAAPPEMYEVHTASRDDRSTWIRVIQQSVRVCPSREDFPLIETEDEAYLRRIKMELQQKDRALVELLQEKVGLFAEMTHFQVEEDGGGGMPLPTLPRGLFRSESLESPRGERLLQDAIREVEGLKDLLVGPGVELLLTSREPALPVETDSGGNTSPGVTANGEARTFNGSIELCRADSDSSQKDRNGNQLRSPQEEALQRLVNLYGLLHGLQAAVAQQDTLMEARFPEGPERREKLTRANSRDGEAGRAGAAPVAPEKQATELALLQRQHALLQEELRRCRRLGEERATEAGSLEARLRESEQARALLEREVEEARRQLAALGHTEPLPAEAPWARRPLDPRRRSLPAGDALYLSFTPPQPSRGHDRLDLPVTIRSVHRPFEDRERQELGSPDERLQDSSDPDTGSEEEGSSSRLSPPHSPRDFTRMQDIPEETESRDGEPVASES from the exons ATGTCTCGGATCGAATCCCTCACGCGGGCGCGGATCGACCGGAGCAAAGAGCTGGCCAGCAAG ACCCGGGAAAAGGAGAAGATGAAGGAAGCCAAGGATGCTCGCTATACCAACGGGCATCTCTTCACCACCATCTCCGTTTCAGGCATGACCATGTGCTATGCCTGTAACAAGAGCATCACAGCCAAGGAAGCCCTCATCTGCCCAA CCTGCAATGTGACTATCCACAACCGCTGTAAAGACACCCTCGCCAACTGTACCAAGGTCAAGCAGAAG CAACAGAAAGCCGCCCTGCTGAAGAACAACACTGCCTTGCAGTCTGTTTCCCTTCGCAGTAAGA CCACCACCCGGGAGCGGCCCAGCTCTGCTATCTACCCCTCCGACAGCTTCCGGCAGTCCCTGCTTGGCTCCCGCCGCGGCCGCTCCTCCTTGTCTTTAGCCAAGAGCGTTTCCACCACCAACATTGCTGG ACACTTCAACGATGAGTCTCCCCTGGGGCTGCGCCGGATCCTCTCGCAGTCCACAGACTCCCTCAACATGCGGAACCGCACCCTGTCAGTGGAGTCCCTCATCGATGAAG AGGTGATCTACAATGAGCTGATGAGTGACTTTGAAATGGGCGAGAAGGACTTTGCAGCAGATTCCTGGAGCCTTGCTGTGGATAGCAGCTTCTTGCAGCAACATAAAAAGGAGGTGATGAAGCAACAGGATGTCATCTATG AGCTAATCCAGACAGAGCTTCATCACGTGCGGACGCTAAAGATCATGACCCGCCTCTTCCGCACGGGGATGCTGGAAGAGCTGCAACTGGAGCCAGGAGTGGTCCAGGGCCTATTCCCCTGCGTGGACGAGCTTAGTGACATCCACACACGCTTCCTCAGCCAGCTGTTAGAACGCCGACGCCAGGCTCTGTGCCCTGGCAGCCCCCGGAACTTTGTCATCCATCGCTTGGGTGACCTTCTCATCACCCAG TTCTCAGGTCCCAGCGCAGACCAGATGCGGAAGACCTATTCGGAGTTCTGTAGCCGCCACACCAAGGCCTTAAAGCTCTATAAGGAGCTCTATGCCCGAGACAAACGCTTCCAGCAGTTTATCCGG AAAGTGACCCGCTCAGCCGTGCTGAAGCGCCATGGGGTACAGGAGTGCATCCTGCTGGTGACTCAGCGCATCACCAAGTACCCGGTGCTCATCAGCCGCATCCTGCAGCATACCCACG GGATCGAGGAGGAGCGCCAGGACCTGACGACGGCACTGGGGCTGGTAAAGGAGCTGCTGTCCAATGTGGACCAGGATGTACATGAGCTGGAGAAGGGGGCCCGCCTGCAGGAGATCTACAACCGCATGGACCCCAGGGCCCAGACCCCAGTGCCTGGCAAGGGCCCCTTTGGCCGAGAGGAGCTTCTGCGGCGCAAGCTCATTCACGATGGTTGCCTGCTCTGGAAGACAGCAGCGGGGCGCTTCAAAG AtgtgctgatgctgctgatgaCAGATGTGCTGGTGTTTCTCCAGGAGAAGGACCAGAAGTACATCTTTCCTGCCCTG GACAAGCCCTCGGTGGTATCACTGCAGAATCTGATTGTGCGGGACATCGCCAACCAGGAGAAAGGGATGTTTCTGATCAGCGCGGCCCCCCCTGAGATGTATGAGGTCCACACAGCATCTCGGGATGACCGGAGCACCTGGATCCGCGTTATTCAGCAGAGCGTGCGAGT ATGCCCATCCAGGGAGGACTTCCCCCTGATTGAGACAGAGGATGAGGCTTATCTGCGGCGTATCAAGA TGGAGCTGCAGCAGAAAGACCGGGCACTGGTGGAGCTGCTGCAGGAGAAAGTTGGGCTGTTTGCCGAGATGACCCATTTCCAGGTGGAAGAGGATGGCGGTGGTGGGATGCCCCTGCCCACTCTGCCCAGGGGCCTTTTCCGCTCTGAGTCCCTTGAGTCACCTCGTGGCGAGCGGCTGCTGCAGGATGCCATCCGTGAGG TGGAGGGCCTGAAAGACCTGCTGGTGGGGCCTGGAGTGGAGCTGCTCTTGACTTCCCGGGAACCAGCCCTACCCGTGGAAACGGACAGTGGTGGTAACACGAGTCCTGGGGTCACTGCCA ATGGCGAGGCCAGAACCTTCAATGGCTCGATAGAGCTCTGCAGAGCTGACTCAGACTCCAGCCAGAAG GATCGAAATGGAAACCAGCTGAGATCTCCCCAGGAG GAAGCGTTGCAGCGATTGGTCAATCTCTATGGACTTCTTCATGGCCTACAG GCGGCTGTGGCCCAGCAGGACACTTTGATGGAAGCTCGGTTCCCTGAGGGTCCTGAGCGGCGGGAGAAGCTGACCAGAGCCAACTCCCGGGATGGGGAGGCTGGCAGAGCcggggctgcccctgtggctcCTGAAAAGCAGGCTACAGAACTGGCATTACTGCAACGGCAACACGCACTGTTGCAAGAGGAGCTTCGGCGCTGCCGGCGGCTTGGTGAAGAGCGGGCGACGGAGGCTGGCAGCCTGGAAGCCCGGCTCCGGGAAAGCGAGCAGGCCCGAGCTCTGCTGGAGCGGGAGGTCGAAGAGGCTCGCAGGCAGTTGGCCGCCTTGGGCCACACGGAACCACTCCCGGCTGAGGCCCCCTGGGCCCGCAGGCCTCTGGATCCGAGGCGTCGTAGCCTCCCTGCAGGCGATGCCCTGTACTTGAGTTTCACTCCCCCACAG CCCAGCCGAGGCCACGACCGCCTGGATTTGCCTGTGACTATTCGCTCAGTCCATCGACCCTTCGAGGATCGAGAGAGGCAGGAGCTGGGCAGCCCTGATGAGCGGCTGCAAGATAGCAGTGACCCTGACACCGGCAGCGAGGAGGAAGGTAGCAGCAGCCGTCTGTCTCCGCCACATAGTCCACGAG ACTTCACCCGAATGCAGGACATCCCGGAAGAGACTGAGAGCCGAGACGGGGAGCCTGTAGCTTCAGAGAGCTAA
- the ARHGEF2 gene encoding rho guanine nucleotide exchange factor 2 isoform X8 — protein MSRIESLTRARIDRSKELASKTREKEKMKEAKDARYTNGHLFTTISVSGMTMCYACNKSITAKEALICPTCNVTIHNRCKDTLANCTKVKQKQQKAALLKNNTALQSVSLRSKTTTRERPSSAIYPSDSFRQSLLGSRRGRSSLSLAKSVSTTNIAGHFNDESPLGLRRILSQSTDSLNMRNRTLSVESLIDEGAEVIYNELMSDFEMGEKDFAADSWSLAVDSSFLQQHKKEVMKQQDVIYELIQTELHHVRTLKIMTRLFRTGMLEELQLEPGVVQGLFPCVDELSDIHTRFLSQLLERRRQALCPGSPRNFVIHRLGDLLITQFSGPSADQMRKTYSEFCSRHTKALKLYKELYARDKRFQQFIRKVTRSAVLKRHGVQECILLVTQRITKYPVLISRILQHTHGIEEERQDLTTALGLVKELLSNVDQDVHELEKGARLQEIYNRMDPRAQTPVPGKGPFGREELLRRKLIHDGCLLWKTAAGRFKDVLMLLMTDVLVFLQEKDQKYIFPALDKPSVVSLQNLIVRDIANQEKGMFLISAAPPEMYEVHTASRDDRSTWIRVIQQSVRVCPSREDFPLIETEDEAYLRRIKMELQQKDRALVELLQEKVGLFAEMTHFQVEEDGGGGMPLPTLPRGLFRSESLESPRGERLLQDAIREVEGLKDLLVGPGVELLLTSREPALPVETDSGGNTSPGVTANGEARTFNGSIELCRADSDSSQKDRNGNQLRSPQEEALQRLVNLYGLLHGLQAAVAQQDTLMEARFPEGPERREKLTRANSRDGEAGRAGAAPVAPEKQATELALLQRQHALLQEELRRCRRLGEERATEAGSLEARLRESEQARALLEREVEEARRQLAALGHTEPLPAEAPWARRPLDPRRRSLPAGDALYLSFTPPQPSRGHDRLDLPVTIRSVHRPFEDRERQELGSPDERLQDSSDPDTGSEEEGSSSRLSPPHSPRDFTRMQDIPEETESRDGEPVASES, from the exons ATGTCTCGGATCGAATCCCTCACGCGGGCGCGGATCGACCGGAGCAAAGAGCTGGCCAGCAAG ACCCGGGAAAAGGAGAAGATGAAGGAAGCCAAGGATGCTCGCTATACCAACGGGCATCTCTTCACCACCATCTCCGTTTCAGGCATGACCATGTGCTATGCCTGTAACAAGAGCATCACAGCCAAGGAAGCCCTCATCTGCCCAA CCTGCAATGTGACTATCCACAACCGCTGTAAAGACACCCTCGCCAACTGTACCAAGGTCAAGCAGAAG CAACAGAAAGCCGCCCTGCTGAAGAACAACACTGCCTTGCAGTCTGTTTCCCTTCGCAGTAAGA CCACCACCCGGGAGCGGCCCAGCTCTGCTATCTACCCCTCCGACAGCTTCCGGCAGTCCCTGCTTGGCTCCCGCCGCGGCCGCTCCTCCTTGTCTTTAGCCAAGAGCGTTTCCACCACCAACATTGCTGG ACACTTCAACGATGAGTCTCCCCTGGGGCTGCGCCGGATCCTCTCGCAGTCCACAGACTCCCTCAACATGCGGAACCGCACCCTGTCAGTGGAGTCCCTCATCGATGAAG GTGCAGAGGTGATCTACAATGAGCTGATGAGTGACTTTGAAATGGGCGAGAAGGACTTTGCAGCAGATTCCTGGAGCCTTGCTGTGGATAGCAGCTTCTTGCAGCAACATAAAAAGGAGGTGATGAAGCAACAGGATGTCATCTATG AGCTAATCCAGACAGAGCTTCATCACGTGCGGACGCTAAAGATCATGACCCGCCTCTTCCGCACGGGGATGCTGGAAGAGCTGCAACTGGAGCCAGGAGTGGTCCAGGGCCTATTCCCCTGCGTGGACGAGCTTAGTGACATCCACACACGCTTCCTCAGCCAGCTGTTAGAACGCCGACGCCAGGCTCTGTGCCCTGGCAGCCCCCGGAACTTTGTCATCCATCGCTTGGGTGACCTTCTCATCACCCAG TTCTCAGGTCCCAGCGCAGACCAGATGCGGAAGACCTATTCGGAGTTCTGTAGCCGCCACACCAAGGCCTTAAAGCTCTATAAGGAGCTCTATGCCCGAGACAAACGCTTCCAGCAGTTTATCCGG AAAGTGACCCGCTCAGCCGTGCTGAAGCGCCATGGGGTACAGGAGTGCATCCTGCTGGTGACTCAGCGCATCACCAAGTACCCGGTGCTCATCAGCCGCATCCTGCAGCATACCCACG GGATCGAGGAGGAGCGCCAGGACCTGACGACGGCACTGGGGCTGGTAAAGGAGCTGCTGTCCAATGTGGACCAGGATGTACATGAGCTGGAGAAGGGGGCCCGCCTGCAGGAGATCTACAACCGCATGGACCCCAGGGCCCAGACCCCAGTGCCTGGCAAGGGCCCCTTTGGCCGAGAGGAGCTTCTGCGGCGCAAGCTCATTCACGATGGTTGCCTGCTCTGGAAGACAGCAGCGGGGCGCTTCAAAG AtgtgctgatgctgctgatgaCAGATGTGCTGGTGTTTCTCCAGGAGAAGGACCAGAAGTACATCTTTCCTGCCCTG GACAAGCCCTCGGTGGTATCACTGCAGAATCTGATTGTGCGGGACATCGCCAACCAGGAGAAAGGGATGTTTCTGATCAGCGCGGCCCCCCCTGAGATGTATGAGGTCCACACAGCATCTCGGGATGACCGGAGCACCTGGATCCGCGTTATTCAGCAGAGCGTGCGAGT ATGCCCATCCAGGGAGGACTTCCCCCTGATTGAGACAGAGGATGAGGCTTATCTGCGGCGTATCAAGA TGGAGCTGCAGCAGAAAGACCGGGCACTGGTGGAGCTGCTGCAGGAGAAAGTTGGGCTGTTTGCCGAGATGACCCATTTCCAGGTGGAAGAGGATGGCGGTGGTGGGATGCCCCTGCCCACTCTGCCCAGGGGCCTTTTCCGCTCTGAGTCCCTTGAGTCACCTCGTGGCGAGCGGCTGCTGCAGGATGCCATCCGTGAGG TGGAGGGCCTGAAAGACCTGCTGGTGGGGCCTGGAGTGGAGCTGCTCTTGACTTCCCGGGAACCAGCCCTACCCGTGGAAACGGACAGTGGTGGTAACACGAGTCCTGGGGTCACTGCCA ATGGCGAGGCCAGAACCTTCAATGGCTCGATAGAGCTCTGCAGAGCTGACTCAGACTCCAGCCAGAAG GATCGAAATGGAAACCAGCTGAGATCTCCCCAGGAG GAAGCGTTGCAGCGATTGGTCAATCTCTATGGACTTCTTCATGGCCTACAG GCGGCTGTGGCCCAGCAGGACACTTTGATGGAAGCTCGGTTCCCTGAGGGTCCTGAGCGGCGGGAGAAGCTGACCAGAGCCAACTCCCGGGATGGGGAGGCTGGCAGAGCcggggctgcccctgtggctcCTGAAAAGCAGGCTACAGAACTGGCATTACTGCAACGGCAACACGCACTGTTGCAAGAGGAGCTTCGGCGCTGCCGGCGGCTTGGTGAAGAGCGGGCGACGGAGGCTGGCAGCCTGGAAGCCCGGCTCCGGGAAAGCGAGCAGGCCCGAGCTCTGCTGGAGCGGGAGGTCGAAGAGGCTCGCAGGCAGTTGGCCGCCTTGGGCCACACGGAACCACTCCCGGCTGAGGCCCCCTGGGCCCGCAGGCCTCTGGATCCGAGGCGTCGTAGCCTCCCTGCAGGCGATGCCCTGTACTTGAGTTTCACTCCCCCACAG CCCAGCCGAGGCCACGACCGCCTGGATTTGCCTGTGACTATTCGCTCAGTCCATCGACCCTTCGAGGATCGAGAGAGGCAGGAGCTGGGCAGCCCTGATGAGCGGCTGCAAGATAGCAGTGACCCTGACACCGGCAGCGAGGAGGAAGGTAGCAGCAGCCGTCTGTCTCCGCCACATAGTCCACGAG ACTTCACCCGAATGCAGGACATCCCGGAAGAGACTGAGAGCCGAGACGGGGAGCCTGTAGCTTCAGAGAGCTAA
- the ARHGEF2 gene encoding rho guanine nucleotide exchange factor 2 isoform X7: MCCCCGCCPLLAHLERGSLGERTREKEKMKEAKDARYTNGHLFTTISVSGMTMCYACNKSITAKEALICPTCNVTIHNRCKDTLANCTKVKQKQQKAALLKNNTALQSVSLRSKTTTRERPSSAIYPSDSFRQSLLGSRRGRSSLSLAKSVSTTNIAGHFNDESPLGLRRILSQSTDSLNMRNRTLSVESLIDEGAEVIYNELMSDFEMGEKDFAADSWSLAVDSSFLQQHKKEVMKQQDVIYELIQTELHHVRTLKIMTRLFRTGMLEELQLEPGVVQGLFPCVDELSDIHTRFLSQLLERRRQALCPGSPRNFVIHRLGDLLITQFSGPSADQMRKTYSEFCSRHTKALKLYKELYARDKRFQQFIRKVTRSAVLKRHGVQECILLVTQRITKYPVLISRILQHTHGIEEERQDLTTALGLVKELLSNVDQDVHELEKGARLQEIYNRMDPRAQTPVPGKGPFGREELLRRKLIHDGCLLWKTAAGRFKDVLMLLMTDVLVFLQEKDQKYIFPALDKPSVVSLQNLIVRDIANQEKGMFLISAAPPEMYEVHTASRDDRSTWIRVIQQSVRVCPSREDFPLIETEDEAYLRRIKMELQQKDRALVELLQEKVGLFAEMTHFQVEEDGGGGMPLPTLPRGLFRSESLESPRGERLLQDAIREVEGLKDLLVGPGVELLLTSREPALPVETDSGGNTSPGVTANGEARTFNGSIELCRADSDSSQKDRNGNQLRSPQEEALQRLVNLYGLLHGLQAAVAQQDTLMEARFPEGPERREKLTRANSRDGEAGRAGAAPVAPEKQATELALLQRQHALLQEELRRCRRLGEERATEAGSLEARLRESEQARALLEREVEEARRQLAALGHTEPLPAEAPWARRPLDPRRRSLPAGDALYLSFTPPQPSRGHDRLDLPVTIRSVHRPFEDRERQELGSPDERLQDSSDPDTGSEEEGSSSRLSPPHSPRDFTRMQDIPEETESRDGEPVASES, encoded by the exons atgtgctgctgctgtggctgctgcccgCTGCTGGCCCACCTAGAGAGAGGGTCACTTGGAGAGAGG ACCCGGGAAAAGGAGAAGATGAAGGAAGCCAAGGATGCTCGCTATACCAACGGGCATCTCTTCACCACCATCTCCGTTTCAGGCATGACCATGTGCTATGCCTGTAACAAGAGCATCACAGCCAAGGAAGCCCTCATCTGCCCAA CCTGCAATGTGACTATCCACAACCGCTGTAAAGACACCCTCGCCAACTGTACCAAGGTCAAGCAGAAG CAACAGAAAGCCGCCCTGCTGAAGAACAACACTGCCTTGCAGTCTGTTTCCCTTCGCAGTAAGA CCACCACCCGGGAGCGGCCCAGCTCTGCTATCTACCCCTCCGACAGCTTCCGGCAGTCCCTGCTTGGCTCCCGCCGCGGCCGCTCCTCCTTGTCTTTAGCCAAGAGCGTTTCCACCACCAACATTGCTGG ACACTTCAACGATGAGTCTCCCCTGGGGCTGCGCCGGATCCTCTCGCAGTCCACAGACTCCCTCAACATGCGGAACCGCACCCTGTCAGTGGAGTCCCTCATCGATGAAG GTGCAGAGGTGATCTACAATGAGCTGATGAGTGACTTTGAAATGGGCGAGAAGGACTTTGCAGCAGATTCCTGGAGCCTTGCTGTGGATAGCAGCTTCTTGCAGCAACATAAAAAGGAGGTGATGAAGCAACAGGATGTCATCTATG AGCTAATCCAGACAGAGCTTCATCACGTGCGGACGCTAAAGATCATGACCCGCCTCTTCCGCACGGGGATGCTGGAAGAGCTGCAACTGGAGCCAGGAGTGGTCCAGGGCCTATTCCCCTGCGTGGACGAGCTTAGTGACATCCACACACGCTTCCTCAGCCAGCTGTTAGAACGCCGACGCCAGGCTCTGTGCCCTGGCAGCCCCCGGAACTTTGTCATCCATCGCTTGGGTGACCTTCTCATCACCCAG TTCTCAGGTCCCAGCGCAGACCAGATGCGGAAGACCTATTCGGAGTTCTGTAGCCGCCACACCAAGGCCTTAAAGCTCTATAAGGAGCTCTATGCCCGAGACAAACGCTTCCAGCAGTTTATCCGG AAAGTGACCCGCTCAGCCGTGCTGAAGCGCCATGGGGTACAGGAGTGCATCCTGCTGGTGACTCAGCGCATCACCAAGTACCCGGTGCTCATCAGCCGCATCCTGCAGCATACCCACG GGATCGAGGAGGAGCGCCAGGACCTGACGACGGCACTGGGGCTGGTAAAGGAGCTGCTGTCCAATGTGGACCAGGATGTACATGAGCTGGAGAAGGGGGCCCGCCTGCAGGAGATCTACAACCGCATGGACCCCAGGGCCCAGACCCCAGTGCCTGGCAAGGGCCCCTTTGGCCGAGAGGAGCTTCTGCGGCGCAAGCTCATTCACGATGGTTGCCTGCTCTGGAAGACAGCAGCGGGGCGCTTCAAAG AtgtgctgatgctgctgatgaCAGATGTGCTGGTGTTTCTCCAGGAGAAGGACCAGAAGTACATCTTTCCTGCCCTG GACAAGCCCTCGGTGGTATCACTGCAGAATCTGATTGTGCGGGACATCGCCAACCAGGAGAAAGGGATGTTTCTGATCAGCGCGGCCCCCCCTGAGATGTATGAGGTCCACACAGCATCTCGGGATGACCGGAGCACCTGGATCCGCGTTATTCAGCAGAGCGTGCGAGT ATGCCCATCCAGGGAGGACTTCCCCCTGATTGAGACAGAGGATGAGGCTTATCTGCGGCGTATCAAGA TGGAGCTGCAGCAGAAAGACCGGGCACTGGTGGAGCTGCTGCAGGAGAAAGTTGGGCTGTTTGCCGAGATGACCCATTTCCAGGTGGAAGAGGATGGCGGTGGTGGGATGCCCCTGCCCACTCTGCCCAGGGGCCTTTTCCGCTCTGAGTCCCTTGAGTCACCTCGTGGCGAGCGGCTGCTGCAGGATGCCATCCGTGAGG TGGAGGGCCTGAAAGACCTGCTGGTGGGGCCTGGAGTGGAGCTGCTCTTGACTTCCCGGGAACCAGCCCTACCCGTGGAAACGGACAGTGGTGGTAACACGAGTCCTGGGGTCACTGCCA ATGGCGAGGCCAGAACCTTCAATGGCTCGATAGAGCTCTGCAGAGCTGACTCAGACTCCAGCCAGAAG GATCGAAATGGAAACCAGCTGAGATCTCCCCAGGAG GAAGCGTTGCAGCGATTGGTCAATCTCTATGGACTTCTTCATGGCCTACAG GCGGCTGTGGCCCAGCAGGACACTTTGATGGAAGCTCGGTTCCCTGAGGGTCCTGAGCGGCGGGAGAAGCTGACCAGAGCCAACTCCCGGGATGGGGAGGCTGGCAGAGCcggggctgcccctgtggctcCTGAAAAGCAGGCTACAGAACTGGCATTACTGCAACGGCAACACGCACTGTTGCAAGAGGAGCTTCGGCGCTGCCGGCGGCTTGGTGAAGAGCGGGCGACGGAGGCTGGCAGCCTGGAAGCCCGGCTCCGGGAAAGCGAGCAGGCCCGAGCTCTGCTGGAGCGGGAGGTCGAAGAGGCTCGCAGGCAGTTGGCCGCCTTGGGCCACACGGAACCACTCCCGGCTGAGGCCCCCTGGGCCCGCAGGCCTCTGGATCCGAGGCGTCGTAGCCTCCCTGCAGGCGATGCCCTGTACTTGAGTTTCACTCCCCCACAG CCCAGCCGAGGCCACGACCGCCTGGATTTGCCTGTGACTATTCGCTCAGTCCATCGACCCTTCGAGGATCGAGAGAGGCAGGAGCTGGGCAGCCCTGATGAGCGGCTGCAAGATAGCAGTGACCCTGACACCGGCAGCGAGGAGGAAGGTAGCAGCAGCCGTCTGTCTCCGCCACATAGTCCACGAG ACTTCACCCGAATGCAGGACATCCCGGAAGAGACTGAGAGCCGAGACGGGGAGCCTGTAGCTTCAGAGAGCTAA